From a single Gemmatimonadaceae bacterium genomic region:
- the hutI gene encoding imidazolonepropionase: MTLLFVNARQVVTCAGPARARRGREMADAGVLTGAAVLVEGERIGAVGDARALAKAHPRATEIDCSGCVLTPGLVDSHTHAVFGRPRYDEHELRAAGLSYMEIARRGGGIHASVRDLRARAEAELYDLSAARVRRLAAFGTTTVEIKSGYGLSSESELKSLRVIGRLAADLPLRIVPTWLGAHEIPLDYRERDAGRAEYLELLAGGMLREVADSGLARFADIFCEPGVFTVAESRAVLGAAKSAGLGVKLHADELEYSGGAELAAELGAASADHLGAISESGIEALAKSGTVATLLPGTMLFLGRSKQAPARALIDAGAAVALATDFNPGSSPTVNFPLVLTLGISQLRMSAAEVLIAATVNGAAALGLAAETGQLAEGFAADLALFEGEDFRELPYWYGDRRCRGSWRRGVTCHPYEPGLG, from the coding sequence TTGACGCTGCTCTTCGTCAACGCGCGGCAGGTAGTCACCTGCGCCGGCCCGGCCCGAGCCCGCCGCGGCCGCGAGATGGCCGACGCCGGCGTTCTCACCGGCGCCGCGGTGCTCGTCGAGGGCGAGCGGATCGGCGCGGTCGGCGACGCGCGCGCTCTCGCGAAGGCACACCCGCGAGCGACCGAGATAGACTGCTCCGGCTGCGTGCTCACGCCCGGGCTCGTCGACTCCCACACGCACGCGGTGTTCGGGCGTCCGCGCTACGACGAGCACGAGCTGCGCGCGGCGGGGCTCAGCTACATGGAGATAGCCCGCCGCGGCGGCGGAATTCACGCGTCGGTACGCGACCTCCGCGCGCGCGCCGAGGCCGAGCTGTACGATCTCTCCGCTGCCAGAGTCCGGCGGCTCGCGGCGTTCGGAACCACCACGGTGGAGATCAAATCGGGTTACGGCCTCTCCTCCGAGAGCGAGCTCAAGTCCCTGCGCGTCATCGGCCGCCTCGCCGCCGATCTGCCGTTGCGGATCGTCCCGACCTGGCTCGGCGCGCACGAGATCCCGCTCGACTACCGCGAGCGCGACGCCGGCCGTGCCGAGTACCTGGAGCTGCTGGCGGGCGGGATGCTCCGGGAAGTGGCCGACTCGGGTCTCGCCCGCTTCGCGGACATTTTCTGCGAGCCCGGAGTGTTCACGGTGGCCGAGTCGCGCGCCGTGCTCGGCGCCGCGAAAAGCGCCGGCCTCGGCGTCAAGCTCCACGCCGACGAGCTGGAGTATTCGGGCGGAGCGGAGCTGGCCGCGGAGCTCGGTGCTGCATCAGCCGACCACCTCGGCGCCATCTCAGAGAGCGGGATCGAGGCGCTGGCGAAGTCCGGGACCGTCGCCACGCTGCTTCCCGGGACCATGCTGTTCCTGGGCAGGTCGAAGCAGGCGCCGGCCCGCGCTCTGATAGATGCCGGCGCGGCCGTCGCGCTGGCTACCGACTTCAACCCGGGCTCGTCGCCGACGGTCAATTTTCCGCTCGTGCTGACGCTGGGAATCAGCCAGTTGCGAATGAGCGCCGCCGAGGTGCTGATCGCGGCTACCGTCAACGGCGCGGCCGCTCTGGGTCTTGCGGCCGAGACCGGCCAGCTCGCCGAAGGCTTCGCGGCCGACCTCGCCCTGTTCGAGGGGGAGGATTTCCGGGAGTTGCCCTATTGGTACGGTGATCGTCGCTGTCGTGGCTCGTGGAGGCGCGGCGTAACTTGTCACCCCTATGAGCCAGGGCTAGGTTAA
- a CDS encoding radical SAM protein, whose product MLSARFKPWHVPLFLAKYAYLTVRRRPVLVHFEVTMRCNARCGFCDYWKTSPAARAEELKSFADAARYFNPMVITFTGGEPTLRADLELLVRGVSDAVHLKYITLITHGGMLTPRRARSLWDAGINQFNISLDYLDERHDEARGIPGLTGRIFGALDGIRAEGVDNIRFNTVIKSDNLDQLLPIVRRARELGCGVNFSLYTDAKNGNRMHLIDGDRIVELEDVTAELLAFKRDNRGVITNSDHYLESIPRYARGELTEPCRSGIRTIHVDPTGHVKRCPDFPTDFHWSGFKQYEPLACNACFYACRGEAEAPMRLSRVRDVMG is encoded by the coding sequence GTGCTGTCCGCGAGATTTAAGCCCTGGCACGTCCCGCTCTTCCTGGCAAAATACGCCTATCTGACCGTGCGGCGTCGCCCGGTCCTCGTGCACTTCGAAGTCACCATGCGGTGCAACGCGCGCTGCGGCTTCTGCGACTACTGGAAGACCTCGCCGGCCGCGCGCGCCGAAGAGCTCAAGAGCTTCGCCGACGCCGCCCGGTACTTCAACCCCATGGTCATCACGTTCACCGGCGGCGAGCCGACCCTCCGCGCCGACCTCGAGCTGCTCGTGCGGGGAGTGTCTGACGCCGTCCACCTCAAGTACATCACGCTGATCACCCACGGCGGGATGCTCACGCCCCGGCGCGCGCGGTCGCTGTGGGACGCCGGGATCAACCAGTTCAACATCTCGCTCGATTACCTGGACGAGCGGCACGACGAGGCACGCGGCATCCCCGGCCTGACCGGGCGCATCTTCGGCGCGCTCGACGGCATCCGCGCCGAAGGCGTCGACAACATCCGCTTCAACACGGTCATCAAGAGCGACAACCTCGACCAGCTGCTCCCGATCGTGCGCCGCGCGCGGGAGCTGGGCTGCGGCGTCAATTTTAGTCTGTACACGGACGCCAAGAACGGAAACCGGATGCACCTGATCGACGGCGACCGGATCGTCGAGCTGGAAGACGTCACCGCGGAGCTGCTCGCCTTCAAGCGCGACAACCGCGGCGTGATCACAAACTCCGACCACTACCTGGAGTCGATCCCCAGGTACGCCCGCGGCGAGCTGACCGAGCCCTGCCGCTCGGGGATCAGGACGATTCACGTCGATCCTACCGGCCACGTGAAGCGCTGCCCCGACTTCCCGACCGATTTCCACTGGTCCGGGTTCAAGCAGTACGAGCCGCTGGCGTGCAACGCCTGCTTCTACGCCTGCCGCGGCGAAGCGGAGGCGCCCATGCGCCTGTCCCGCGTGCGCGACGTGATGGGATGA
- a CDS encoding tetratricopeptide repeat protein: MANASRLKKKAADFEAKRQHDRALAVYEQILDEIAGKEQEADIPLYNRAGDLYQRQGNLERAVTLYEKAVDLYSEGGFFNNAIALCNKILRHAPNRASIYYKLGKISAQKGFNSDAKQNFLEYAGRMQKLGKMDAAFYALREFADLCPSQDDVRLMLAEQLTRAGRTTEACEQLQILHEQLDAEGRQDEAAATVERLKALNPKAEPRRATGGKRRRANDLVFLDVNAASADEAAPEPAPVAGLEPTALVEEKPAKPAKADRPLTPREFAAIPLPPPADETREAAVRALADLPVMDAADSADEDWFADTPDTEEVAAAPPLDLEPTALVEVPPRAEAEVAPEPARADSPAVEPAEDFVPTAEPAEAPAATPAAGRDDDLLDLGDWLRAEAGPKTTRMVAEGVVPPPIDEQADFGEMLQRFKEGVAANIDEDDSAAHYDLGIAFKEMGLVEEAIGEFQKALRGSTEAKAPTYEALGTCFVEQKQYEVATTILQRALDEPGLDDDKLAGVLYLLGASAEALGKTQEAASYYQRVLAVDIGFRDVSERLAAVTQAAK, translated from the coding sequence ATGGCCAACGCGTCACGACTTAAGAAAAAAGCAGCCGATTTCGAGGCGAAGCGCCAGCATGACCGGGCGCTCGCCGTGTACGAGCAGATACTCGACGAGATCGCGGGTAAGGAGCAGGAAGCCGACATCCCGCTCTATAATCGCGCCGGAGATCTGTATCAACGTCAGGGGAACCTCGAGCGGGCCGTCACGCTGTACGAGAAAGCGGTCGACCTTTATTCCGAGGGCGGCTTCTTCAACAACGCCATCGCCCTCTGCAACAAGATCCTCCGGCATGCGCCCAACCGCGCCTCGATCTATTACAAGCTCGGGAAGATCAGCGCGCAGAAGGGGTTCAACAGCGACGCGAAGCAGAACTTCCTCGAGTACGCGGGGCGGATGCAGAAGTTGGGCAAGATGGACGCAGCCTTCTACGCGCTGAGGGAGTTCGCCGATCTCTGTCCGAGCCAGGACGACGTCCGGCTGATGCTCGCCGAGCAGCTCACTCGAGCGGGCCGCACGACGGAAGCGTGCGAGCAGCTCCAGATCCTGCACGAGCAGCTCGACGCCGAAGGGCGGCAGGACGAAGCCGCGGCGACCGTGGAGCGTCTGAAGGCGCTCAACCCCAAGGCGGAGCCCCGCCGCGCAACGGGTGGGAAGCGCCGCCGGGCGAACGATCTCGTGTTTCTCGACGTGAACGCGGCTTCGGCCGACGAGGCCGCGCCGGAGCCCGCGCCCGTCGCCGGGCTGGAGCCGACCGCCCTCGTCGAGGAGAAGCCCGCCAAGCCCGCCAAGGCCGACCGGCCGCTCACGCCGCGGGAGTTCGCCGCGATCCCGCTCCCGCCGCCCGCGGACGAGACGCGGGAGGCGGCCGTGCGAGCGCTCGCCGACCTCCCGGTGATGGATGCGGCCGATTCGGCCGACGAAGACTGGTTCGCCGACACGCCGGACACGGAGGAAGTCGCGGCAGCGCCCCCGCTCGATCTCGAGCCGACGGCGCTCGTGGAGGTTCCGCCGCGGGCGGAAGCAGAGGTCGCCCCCGAGCCAGCTCGGGCGGATTCGCCCGCGGTCGAGCCGGCGGAAGACTTCGTACCCACCGCCGAGCCGGCCGAGGCTCCCGCGGCGACCCCCGCGGCCGGAAGGGACGACGACTTGCTCGATCTCGGTGACTGGCTGCGCGCGGAAGCGGGACCCAAGACGACACGCATGGTCGCCGAGGGAGTCGTGCCTCCGCCGATCGACGAGCAGGCCGACTTCGGGGAGATGCTGCAGCGGTTCAAGGAAGGCGTCGCCGCCAACATCGACGAGGACGACTCCGCCGCGCACTATGATCTCGGGATCGCGTTCAAGGAGATGGGGCTCGTCGAGGAGGCGATCGGCGAATTCCAGAAGGCCCTGCGCGGAAGTACGGAGGCCAAGGCGCCCACGTACGAAGCGCTCGGTACGTGCTTCGTGGAGCAGAAGCAGTACGAGGTCGCGACTACGATTCTCCAGCGGGCGCTCGACGAGCCCGGGCTGGACGACGACAAGCTGGCGGGAGTGCTCTATCTCCTCGGCGCCTCGGCGGAAGCGCTTGGGAAGACGCAGGAGGCCGCCTCGTATTACCAGCGCGTGCTGGCGGTGGATATCGGCTTCCGCGACGTCTCGGAGCGCCTTGCCGCCGTGACGCAGGCGGCGAAGTGA
- the hutU gene encoding urocanate hydratase: MTVAEPALSRSAGDAPAGARVVRAPRGSEISCKGWQQEAALRMLMNNLDPDVAERPADLVVYGGIGKAARNWECFDAIVASLRALENDETLLVQSGKPVGVFRTHASAPRVLIANSNLVGRWATWEHFRELERAGLMMYGQMTAGSWIYIGTQGILQGTYETFGAVARRHFGGSLAGKLVLTAGLGGMGGAQPLAATMQGAAILCVEVDESRIDKRIETGYCDVKAATLDDALEIIGRARGAKKAVSVGLIGNAADVLPELVRRDVTPDVLTDQTSAHDTLNGYVPAGMSLADALALRKSDPDAYVKQATQSIVEHVRAMLRMQQRGAVTFDYGNNIRTVALDAGVRDAFAFPGFVPEYVRPLFCEGKGPFRWVALSGDPRDIARTDDLVLELFPHDEHLRRWITIARDKVHFQGLPARICWLGQGDRARFGVALNDLVAAGELSAPIVIGRDHLDTGSVASPFRETESMKDGSDAVADWPILNALLNVAGGASWVSFHHGGGVGIGNSLHAGQVIVADGTPEMRVRLERVLTNDPGIGVARHADAGYELARTTAEQHGIRLPMLTEPRTSDDV, from the coding sequence ATGACGGTCGCGGAGCCGGCGTTGAGCCGCTCGGCGGGCGATGCGCCTGCTGGAGCCCGCGTCGTGCGCGCGCCGCGCGGGAGCGAGATATCCTGCAAGGGGTGGCAGCAGGAAGCCGCCCTCCGGATGCTCATGAACAACCTGGACCCGGATGTCGCCGAGCGCCCCGCGGACCTCGTGGTGTACGGCGGCATCGGGAAAGCCGCGCGCAACTGGGAGTGCTTCGACGCGATCGTCGCCTCGCTGCGCGCGCTGGAGAACGACGAGACGCTGCTCGTGCAGAGCGGCAAGCCGGTCGGCGTGTTCCGCACGCACGCGTCGGCGCCCAGGGTCCTGATCGCGAACAGCAACCTCGTCGGGCGCTGGGCCACGTGGGAGCACTTCCGCGAGCTCGAGCGCGCGGGTCTCATGATGTACGGCCAGATGACCGCGGGATCGTGGATCTACATCGGCACGCAAGGAATCCTCCAGGGCACCTACGAGACGTTCGGCGCCGTCGCGCGCCGGCACTTCGGCGGCTCGCTCGCCGGCAAGCTCGTGCTGACCGCCGGGCTCGGCGGGATGGGTGGCGCGCAGCCGCTCGCCGCGACGATGCAGGGGGCCGCCATCCTGTGCGTCGAGGTGGACGAGAGCCGCATCGACAAGCGGATCGAGACCGGCTACTGCGACGTCAAGGCGGCGACGCTGGACGACGCGCTGGAGATCATCGGCCGCGCGCGCGGCGCCAAGAAAGCCGTGTCCGTCGGACTGATCGGCAACGCCGCGGACGTTTTGCCGGAGCTGGTCCGCCGCGACGTCACGCCGGATGTATTGACGGATCAGACCAGCGCGCACGACACGCTGAACGGGTACGTGCCCGCCGGCATGTCGCTCGCGGATGCCTTGGCGCTGCGGAAGAGCGATCCCGACGCATATGTAAAGCAAGCCACGCAGTCCATCGTCGAGCACGTCCGCGCGATGCTGCGGATGCAGCAGCGCGGAGCCGTGACCTTCGACTACGGCAACAACATCCGGACCGTGGCGCTCGACGCCGGAGTGCGGGACGCGTTCGCGTTCCCCGGCTTCGTACCCGAGTACGTCCGCCCGCTCTTCTGCGAGGGGAAGGGGCCGTTCCGCTGGGTGGCTCTGTCCGGCGACCCCCGCGACATCGCGCGCACCGACGATCTCGTGCTCGAGCTGTTCCCGCACGACGAGCACCTGCGCCGCTGGATCACGATCGCGCGCGACAAGGTTCACTTCCAGGGCCTGCCCGCCCGCATCTGCTGGCTGGGGCAGGGCGACCGCGCGCGCTTCGGTGTCGCGCTGAACGATCTCGTCGCAGCGGGCGAGCTGAGCGCGCCCATCGTGATCGGCCGCGACCACCTCGACACGGGGAGCGTTGCTTCCCCCTTCCGCGAGACGGAGTCCATGAAAGACGGCAGCGACGCCGTGGCCGACTGGCCCATCCTGAACGCTCTACTGAATGTGGCCGGTGGCGCGTCGTGGGTGTCGTTTCATCACGGCGGCGGCGTGGGAATCGGCAACTCTTTGCACGCCGGCCAAGTGATCGTGGCCGACGGCACGCCAGAGATGCGCGTGCGGCTCGAGCGCGTGCTCACGAACGACCCCGGGATCGGCGTCGCGCGTCACGCGGATGCCGGCTATGAGTTGGCGAGAACGACCGCGGAACAACACGGCATCAGGCTTCCAATGCTGACCGAGCCGAGGACGAGTGACGATGTGTGA